The following is a genomic window from Hymenobacter monticola.
ATGAAGAAAAGCGTATTGAGGATTCGCGTACGCAAATCCTCAATCGCAAAAATGTTTTTTATCGACTCGATAAACTTATTCATTGCCGAAGGTAGCTATTAGAGCGTTACCGCTTTGCCGCCGGCCTTCTCGATGGCTTCAACAGCCGACTTCGAGAACGCGTGAGCATGAACTTCTACAGCCTTGGCGATTTCGCCGCGGCCGAGAACTTTGATTTTGGCGTTTTTCGACACCAGACCGTTTGCCACGAAGTAAGCGGCATCCATGGTCGTGGCCGAAGCGTCTTTGTCGAGCAGCGAGGTCAAAGCATCGAGGTTGATGGCTTTGTACTCGACGCGGTTCAGGCTCTTGAAGCCGAACTTAGGCACGCGGCGCTGGAGGGGCATCTGTCCACCTTCGAAGCCGGACTTGCGCTTGTAGCCCGAACGCGACTTGGCACCTTTGTGACCACGGGTCGACGTGCCACCGCGGGTCGAGCCTTCGCCCCGGCCGATGATTTTCTTGCCCTTGGTAGAGCCGACGGCGGGTTGGAGATTGCTGAGATTAAGCATGACGAATTACGAGTCTTACAGTTCGGTTACTTCGAGCAGGTGTTTCACGCTGTTCACCATGCCCATGATGGACGGGTTCACGTCGTGCTGCGCGGTGCTGTTGAGTTTGTTCAGGCCCAGGGACTGAACGATGCGCTTCTGACGCTCGGGGCGGTCGATGGCGCTGCGCACGAGCTTTACTTGAATTTGTGCCATGTTCAATTAACCGTTAAAAACGCGGGCCAAAGAGATACCACGGGCTTGAGCGATTTGCAGCGGGTCGCGCATTTTGGCGAGGGCAGCAAACGTAGCTTTTACCACGTTGTGAGGGTTCGACGAGCCTTTCGACTTCGCCAGCACGTCCTTGATGCCGGCGCTCTCGAACACGGCGCGCATGGCACCGCCGGCGATTACGCCCGTACCAGCGGCAGCGGGCTGCACCAGCACGAAACCACCGCCGTAGCGGCCTTCCATGAGGTGGGGAACGGTGTGCTTGTACATCGGTACTTTCACCACGTTCTTCTTGGCGTCGTCAATGCCTTTGGCAATGGCGTCGGTCACTTCGTTGGCTTTGCCGAGGCCGTAGCCCACGTTGCCGTTGCCGTCGCCCACTACCACGATGGCAGAGAAGCTGAAGCGGCGACCGCCTTTCACCACCTTCGCTACGCGGTTGATGGCTACTACTTTTTCTTTGAAGTCGGAATCAGCGCCCATGCGGGAGTTGTCCTTGTTCCGGTCGCGGTCGTTGCTGCGCTGACGGTCGCCCCCGCCCCGGTTGTTGTTGTC
Proteins encoded in this region:
- the rplO gene encoding 50S ribosomal protein L15 produces the protein MLNLSNLQPAVGSTKGKKIIGRGEGSTRGGTSTRGHKGAKSRSGYKRKSGFEGGQMPLQRRVPKFGFKSLNRVEYKAINLDALTSLLDKDASATTMDAAYFVANGLVSKNAKIKVLGRGEIAKAVEVHAHAFSKSAVEAIEKAGGKAVTL
- the rpmD gene encoding 50S ribosomal protein L30; this translates as MAQIQVKLVRSAIDRPERQKRIVQSLGLNKLNSTAQHDVNPSIMGMVNSVKHLLEVTEL
- the rpsE gene encoding 30S ribosomal protein S5 codes for the protein MGADSDFKEKVVAINRVAKVVKGGRRFSFSAIVVVGDGNGNVGYGLGKANEVTDAIAKGIDDAKKNVVKVPMYKHTVPHLMEGRYGGGFVLVQPAAAGTGVIAGGAMRAVFESAGIKDVLAKSKGSSNPHNVVKATFAALAKMRDPLQIAQARGISLARVFNG